TTCGAGGGCCTGTCGGAGGCCGACAAGGCGGCGTGCGCCGAGTTCCTCCGCGACAAGGCGGAACTGGTGCGCGTCGACAAGGGGCAGGTGATCTTCCGCCAGGGGGACGTGGCCAGCGCCTTCTTCAAGGTCCGGCTCGGATTCGTGAAGGTCAGCCAGAAGCTCCGCGACCAGGACCGGGTGATCGACTACCTCGGCCCGGGGCGGACGTTCGGCGAGGTCGGCCTGCTCACGGGCGTGTTCGACCTCGGTGCCGACCTCGCCGCGGCGGGAGCGACACGGGCCCTGCGGACGGCGACCTGCACGGCGCTCGACGACGTCGAATTGGTGTCGATCAGCGGGGAGGACTTCCGCACGCTGCTGCGCCGATTCCCGGCGATCCGCGGGCCGCTGCTCGCCGAGGCCCAGCGCCTCCTCAAGCGCGACGCCGAGCGCGAGCAGGCCGGGTCTGCGGGCTTGGAAAACTTCCTCGCCAACGGCCTGTACAGCGCGCAAAAGCTGCTCGTCCTCGACCTCGAGAGCTGCACGCGCTGCGACGAATGCACCCGCGCCTGCTCCGACACGCACGACGGCGTGACCCGGCTGATCCGCGAGGGGCTGCGTTTCGAGAACTACCTCGTCGCCAGCTCCTGCCGGTCGTGCCTCGATCCCTACTGCCTCGTCGGCTGCCCGGTGGACGCGATCCACCGCAAGCCGCGGGAAGACAAGCCGGGGGCCGTCGAGATCGTGATCGAGGACCACTGCATCGGCTGCGGGCTGTGCTCGACCAACTGCCCCTACGGCAACATCTCGATGCACACCGTCGCCGAGTCGGGTCGAGCCGAGCGGCGCGTGGCGACGACGTGCGACCTGTGCCGTGATCTCGTCGGTCCCGACGACGACCCGAGCTGCGTCTATGCTTGCCCGCACGACGCCGCCTTCCGGATGAGCGGCCCGGAGCTGGCGCGGATCGTGGAGAACCGCCGCGCGGGAGGCCCGACCGGCTGACCGTCGATGCCCGCGGCAGTCCTTTGCCCACGCCAGCCATCCCCCCGATGACCGCTCCGTTGTTCGATCTCGACGCCGTGGGGCTGGTGCGCGACGGTCGCGCGATCCTCGACGGCGTCACCTGGCGGGTCGAACAGGGAGATCGCTGGGCCATCCTCGGCCCCAACGGCTGCGGCAAGTCGACGCTCCTCCGCCTCGCGCTCGGCCGGGTGTGGCCCACGTCGGGTGGGGTCCGGCGCCTCGGCCGCACGCTCGTCGACCTGCCGGCATTCTGGAAGCGGGTCGGCTGGATCGCCGACACCGTGGCCGGTCAGATTCCCGCCGACGAGCCGGCCGCCGACACGGTGCTCTCGGGCACGGTCGGCCAGTTCGGCCTGCGCCTGCTCCCGGGCCTCGAGCCGACCGCCGCCGACCGCGACCACGCCGGTGTGGAACTGGCGCGCACCGGCCTGGCCCACCTGGCCAGCCGCCCGTTCGGCGTGCTCTCGCAGGGGGAGCGGCAGCGCGTCCTCGTCGCCCGGGCGATCGCCGCCGATCCGCTGTGCCTCGTCCTCGACGAGCCCTGTGCGGGAATGGATCCGGGGGCACGCGAACGGTTTCTCGGATGGCTCGCCGGATGGCTCGTCGAGCGCCCGGCCGACCGGCCAGCGCCGGCCATCCTCATGGTCACTCACCATGCCGAGGAGATCCTCCCGGCGTTCGATCACGCCCTCCTGCTCCGCGGCGGGCGCGTGGTCGCCCGCGGCGCGACCAACGCCGTCGTCACCCGCGAGGCCTTCGAAGCGCTCTACGACACGCGCCTCGAGCGCCTCGACACCGTCGGGGGGCGGCGCTGGCCGATCTGGCCGGGGTGCGGGTGAGCGGCCGGCAGGCTGGGAGCAGCTAGTTTCCCAGCTCCGCCAACCGCGCCGCGGCCGCGGCCAGCGCGCCGCGGACCGCCGAGGGATCGTGGCCACGCGGGCTATTGACGCGCACCCGCGTCGCCCCCGTGCCCGTGGCCTCGAACGCCAGCAGCCGCCGCACGTCGACCAGTGCCGCCGCGGCTGCGGCCGTCCGCTCCGCAGGGGCGCCGCGCGCCCGATGGTGGTCGAGGAGCGCCTCGAGGAGCGACAGCGTGACCACCGCCTCGTCCCACGTGGCCGCGTCGGTCGCCGCCACGGCCCGCCCGGCCAACGCCCTGATCGCCGGGCCAGCCCCCGTGAGCCGCGGCGCCGTCGCCAGCGTCTCCACCGCGCCGCGGACCACCGGCGCGTCTGGTGCGCGCCACCAGTCACGCTCGATGCCGTCGCGCAGTCGCCCGAGCTCTGCAGCCGCGTCGGACACCGCGATGTCCACCAGCGCCCAGGCGGCGGGCTGGAGCCGGACGCGACCACGGCTGGGGGCCACCGGCTGGCCGCGGTCGGCCGCCGCGACCGACTGCCGGTGGCACCCGTAGCAGTCGAAGGCCGCGAGCTCCGGCCAGATGCCCGCCACGGCGCCGGTCGCGGCTCCACCACCGGCCTGCCGCGCGACCTGATCGAGGTAGGCCTCCAGTGCCACCACGCGCCCGGTCGCCCATTCCCCGAGAGGATCGACCGAGTCGGCGGGGATCGTGCCCGCCGCGGCCAAGGCCACGCGGTCGCGCCAGTGGGGCGGCTGCCCCTGCTTGAACGACCGCAGCTCGAACGCCAGCCGCGGATGGCCGGCAGCGACGAGATCGTGACTGACCTCGAAGGTCGCGCCGTCGGCCCGCGGCGGCGCGCCGACGTGGCAGGGAGTGCAGGTCCGGGCGCAGGTGGCAGGGTCGGCCAGATCGACCATCCCCGCGGCGTTGCCGCGCGTCTTCCATCCGGGCAGCGTGTGGGCCACGACCCACTCCCCCGCGGGCCCATGGCACTGCTCGCAACTCACCCCGTCCCGGGCCCATGCTGCCGGCGCGGGAGCGTGGCAGGCGATGCAGGCGGGATGAGATGTGGCCGGCGGCTGCGGGGCGCCGTCGCGCAGCGCGATCGCCGCGACGATCCGCTCGGCGAGCGCGCCTTCGAGGGCCCGCGCGGCGGCGGCGTGGGGATCGCGCGTGATCCAGGTCGTCAGGGCGCTTTGCCAGGGGGCGTGACCCGCTTCCGCGGCGGCGTGGCAGCCGACCGACGCGCAGCTCGAGGCTCCGAGCCAGCGCTGCGGCTCCTCCGCCGCCGCCAGCGGCGCCGCGACCAGCAGGACCATCAGGGCCAGCCGCCGGCAGCGGCGCGGCCGGCAGTCGCCGCCCACGGACCGGATCGTCGCGGCAACGGCGCCACCCGGCGGTGGTTCGCTCGGGCGGTGGGCAACCGGGTGGCGCATCGGTGGCTCAGCGCTCCGCAACGGCCGGCGGGGGCGCGGACGCGCCGCCGTGCGGCCCGAGACCGTGGTAGCCGTGGCATTCGACGCAGTCGTGGCGCACGCCGCCGACGGTGCGCCCCGCGCCGTCGCGTCCGGGGGGCGCGTGGCAACTGGTACAGCTTTCCAGGCCGGCGATCATGACCTTCGAGTTGTCGAGGGCCTTGCCGGCGATCCCCGCCGGGCGCGTGGTGTCGTCGGGAAAGGCCGCGGCATGGCAGTCCTGGCACTCGTGGCGGTCGAGCGCGTGCGGCAGATTTCGATGCGGCTGGTGGTTGAAGCGCGACTTGGGCAGCCAGATGGCCGGGACCGCCGTCGGCGCGACATCGAACCAGCCGGCATCCGTCCTTGGCCGCCCAACGCGGCCCGGGAGGAGGCTCGTCGCGGTGGGCAGGTCGCGCTCCACCAGGTCGTGGCACTTCTCGCAGGTCGCGCGCGCGAACGACTGCGCGCGGGCGAGCCGCTCGCCGACGAGCTCGGCGAGTGCCACGGTCGCCGGGTCGGCCTCACGGATCGAGGGGAGCGGTGGCGTCGCGGCCGGCTGCTCGAGCAACGCCGGGTTGCGGCGCAGCGCCTCGCCGAGCAGCGTGCTTTCGAGAAAGCGCCGCAGCTCGGCCCCCGACAGGCCGTGGGGCAGGACCGTTTCCGGCGCTCGTGCGGCAGGCGCAGCCTCGTCGCCCCCCGGCGTGCCGGCGAGAGGCAGCTGGTGGCAGGCGGCGCAGTGGCGTTCGAACTCGAGCGGCAACGGATAGGCACCGGGCGGGGCACCGGCGAGCAGCGTCGACACGCTGCGGAGATCGTCCGACCCCGCCGGGGCGAACTCGTGGCACGACGCGCAGTCGAGTTGGACGAGGGCGTCGGCCGACTCGCCGGCAGGCTTGTAGCGAGCGCGGTGTGCCTCGGGGATCATGGCATAGGTCCACACCGTGCCGCGCTGCGGTTGGCCGGGCGCGGCGTCGGGGGCGAACGACAGCCCGGCGAGCATGTGGCGACCGTGGGAGAACTTCAACGTCCCCGGATCGCTCGCCAGACCGCGAAACGGCGGATGCGACCCGGCGGCGAAGCCGGTCACCGGCTCGACGACGGGCGAGGGCGCGACGGCGGGAGCCTCCGTGGCCGGCAGGCGGTGGGCGGCAATGTCGGCGTGGCAGTGGGTGCAGGTGCGATCGGCGACGCGGAGCATGTCGGCGTCGCGACCACGGTGATCCTGGTGGCAGGAGCCACAGGAGCCGACTTCGTGGAAGTTCTGCAGCGGATGGTGCGGCCGCGCGGCGACATCGGCGTGGCAGGCCTCGCACTTCGCATCGGCCCGGTCGCGGGTCGCCGCGGTCGACAGGAAGGTGTCGTCGGTGATCGGTTGGAAGGGCTCGTGGCAGGCCTGGCAATCGCGCTCCCACCGGGCATGGACGGCCGCCACCGGTCCGGGGGAATGGTGCCGGGGCGAATCGATCGCCCCCCAGGCCACCCAGGCCACTCCCGCCACGAGGCCGGCGACGACGGCCCAGCGCCGGACCCGACGCAGCAGGCTCGGGCGGTGGTAATAGTCGCGGTCGATCCGCGACACCTGCCCGCGCGAGGTCGGTCGCCTCGCGGAGGAATCGCGGCCGTCGGCGTCGGTTGGCTGCGCCATTCGTCCACCAGCTTCGGGCTGGTCACCAGTAGTTGAAGGCGATCGGAACGTGGACGGCCAGCAGCACGCCGAGGACGACCGACAGGGGCAGGTGGACGAGGATCCACACGTGCAGCCAGCGGTGGAGCCGGGCCTGGAGGTCGAACTGCCGCCGGCAGTCGCAGGCCTGCTCGATGCGCTCGATCAGCCAGCCGGCCTCGGCGGGTGACGCGCCGCGGAGATCGGCGAAGAACCGGGCGGCGCCAGGCGCGCTTGCCAGCGTTGAGCCGCCCCGTGCGCCGGCCAGCAGGTAGGGGCGCACCTCGGCGACGAACCGCCGGCGCACTTCGTCGGTTCCGGGAATCACGGCGTGGATCGCGAGCGTCTCGACGACGCGCCCCTGGATCCCGGTCATCGCGCGAAAGCCGGTGACCACCGCATGGTCGCCCTCGTCGGCGGTCTCCTCCGCCGGATCGGCGTGGTGGTGGTCGTCACCTGCCGTGACACACGACGCAGCCACCAGCCGCCAGACATCGTGGCACTGCTGCCGGGCGACATGGTCGATCTGGTCATAAATCGTCTCGGCCGGCACCTGCTCGAGCAGCGCCTTGGGGAGGTATTGCTGGATGACCAGGCCCCAGATGCCACTGACGATGACGATGAAAAACACCACCATCAGCGCCTGGTTGAGCAGCCCGCCGATGAACAGCAGCCGGGCGTGGAGCAGCACCAGCGGCACCGCCAACAGCCCGAGCCAGACATGCGCCCGCAGCCACGACTGGGCCGATCCGAGACGCCAGCTACGGACCCGCTTCCGCGGCCAGAGCAACAGCTCGAAGAGGATGATCGCTCCGCCGGCGATCCCGCATGTCAACCCGACCCGGCTACTCCCTCCGGGAAGATGGCCGAGCTGGCGCCACTCGACGACGTACCATCCAAGCGCGGCCAGCGCGATCGCCGTTATCGCCATGATCCAGCGGCGGTCCTTCGGCCATGTTCTCCCGCCGATGATCACCGCCGGTCTCCTCGGGGCGCCCGCGGACCGTGATCCGGACAGCGGGCCGACAGAAACCGAATGTAGTTGGCCCGCTCGCCTTCGGCAAAAGGCCCTCGTTCCCCACCTTGCCACGCCACCGCGATCGGCGTCTGGCAAGCGGCGGAGACTGCACCGGACCGAGGGGGGCGGCGGCCGGCCGGCTCGGTCACCGCAGCCGTTCGCGTCGATAGTCTCGCCATCTGCCCGCGGGTGAGAGCATGCGCCCCTTCCGACGGACGTTCTGCCTGATCACGCTGTCGGCGGCATTCCTGCCGACGGCCGTGGTCTCGGCCGACGGGCCGCGTTTTCCCCATGCCCGATCCGTAGCCGAATCGCCGGCAGCCTGCCCGGCACCCGAATGCCGCGACGCGCTTCCCGCCGACGGAAGCTCGCCCGGGGAGGCCTATGCGGGCATGACGCCCGACCCGGCCGGTCGCGGCCTGGCGACCGCGTCGTGCGCGTCGTCGAGCTGCCATGGCGGGCCGCGCGGCGGGAACCACGCGATCTGGTCGTTCGCCGCGACGACGTGGGGAGAGCGGGATCCCCATGCGGGCGCCTACCAGACGCTGTTCGAACCGCGGTCACTGCGGATGGCGAAGCTGCTGGGCATCGGTCCGCCCCACACCGAGCGGCAATGCCTCGTCTGCCACTCGGTCCAGGAAGCGGTCGAGCGGCCGCTGCCGCGCGAGGTGCTCGCCGACGGCGTCGGCTGCGCGTCGTGCCACGGCGACTCGACGGGATGGCTCGAGGCGCACTCGACCGACGCCTGGAAGGGCCTGTCGGCCGAAGACAAGGCGGCGGTCGGGTTCGTCGACCTCGCCGGCCCGCTCGAGCGCGCCCGGGTCTGCGCCCGCTGCCATGTCGGCGACGCGGATCACGACATGCACCACGACCATGTCGCCGCCGGTCATCCGCGGCTGTTTTTCGAGCTGGCGCAGCTCCAGCGCCGCTGGCCGCGGCACTGGGACCCGGATGGCCGGGCGGAGTCGGCCCCCGACTTCAACGCCCGCAGTTGGGCCGTGGGCCAGGCCGTGGCCCTCGAAGCAGCCGGCGAATTGCTCGCCGCGCGCGCCAGCCGCGCGAGCGTGGCGATCCGCGCCGGCGAGCGGGCGCGCTGGCCGGAGTTCACCGAGTTCGACTGCCTGGCATGCCACCGTGATCTCGCCCCGGCAGCAGGGCTGGCTTCACGTGGCCAAAGCCAAGCCGATCTCCCCCGCACGCTGCCCCCGGGCACGCCCG
This portion of the Planctomycetota bacterium genome encodes:
- a CDS encoding ATP-binding cassette domain-containing protein → MTAPLFDLDAVGLVRDGRAILDGVTWRVEQGDRWAILGPNGCGKSTLLRLALGRVWPTSGGVRRLGRTLVDLPAFWKRVGWIADTVAGQIPADEPAADTVLSGTVGQFGLRLLPGLEPTAADRDHAGVELARTGLAHLASRPFGVLSQGERQRVLVARAIAADPLCLVLDEPCAGMDPGARERFLGWLAGWLVERPADRPAPAILMVTHHAEEILPAFDHALLLRGGRVVARGATNAVVTREAFEALYDTRLERLDTVGGRRWPIWPGCG